GCCCACCATCTCCATTCCCCGTATAATCAGATGCCTTCAGGATACGGGTTTCTATAGGATTATTGAGATCGGCCGGTTGCAGCTGGATTTATCGTTGATCACGGctttgatagagcggtggcgaccggagacgcacacattTCATTTACCCATTGGCGAGGCTACTATCATGCTTCAGGACGTGGAGGTTCTGTATGGGCTGCCGGTTGATGGACATCCTGTAGCTTTACCGTATGCTCTCAGAGATTATACGGGATTGCAATACCTGGAGATGTTGCAGCGGCTCACCAGTTTCCAGCCAGCGGAGGAGGCTATATTGGTTGGGGCTAGTCGTCTACAGTTGACGCCCGTCCGGCTGCATCTGGAGGCGATGCATGCGGACATTACGGATGATACACCGGATCTTCATATTAACCGGTACACGAGGTTATTGCTGTTACTTATGTTTGGAGGGgtattgttcccgaacactttgagaaaacctagtcagcttgagatctcttcatcatcttgagcggctagaACCTGGTTACAGCTGGGGTGCAGCTGTTCTTGGTTTCTTGTATAGGCAGatgtgccgggcgagcatgggcacccagcgAGATGTTGCCGGGTTTTTGCCGTTGCTGtaggtgaaaacatagtcaattattttcatgattataacatacatagtaaaaatataccttaaatgTTACGTCCACATTGtataggtttgggcctgggagcggttcctgcaattgcagccacctctaccacccatcgctccggatgcaccacctccaccgtttctccctttagctaggaggtgggttgataAGCGAGGCTACGGACGCGAGGTCGAGGGTCGACATAATCTCCCCTATtgcagggatttgttggatttgttGGCGGGCATGCAAGTACATgtatacttaagtttacttggcctggcttTATATGTGTTGCGTATAATCACGATTCCTGTTTTTACTTAATAGTTCATTTGGAGGCCATATAACGACGAGCTAATAGCTGGTTTGCAAGATTATTGCTCGACCGGCCGACTTATGTGGAGCTCTTTCGTCCCGTTGATGtgtctcgatattgtcgagcatcatgccactGAGCGAGTCCTTCGCCAGTTTGGTCGACCCCAGCTTGTACTTACTCCGCCCGCTTGGCTTAGGACACATTGCTAGCGGGATGATCGTTCCAAGGTTGACCAGACATACGTGGCCTGGCTAGAGGTGCAGATTGATATTTGGGACCGTTGGCATGACCTGATTCCGCCACCCCCTCCACCAAAGCATACGGATGGTGAGCATGAGTATATGGTCTGGTACCACAGCGTTACCCGACTTTTCATCGGGAATCTCGTTCATCACGCCGGCGGTCGGTACATTCCATACACCGGGAGGTATGAGGCACTGATATGTTATCtgttatacttacttataacgttAACCAAGCGTTccgtaattaatattttacatgttgtgcaggctattggcttACATCTGTTCTACCAGTTAGGGCTGCAGATGCAGCAGTATACCGGCGAGGGAGCGGCCGCTTTGCATGAGTATGGCTGCCAGGTTACAGATCTGGCTTCCCGGACATGGAGGCGAGCCCGAGATGACGAGCGCTTAGGACACGAGGCTAATTATCTGCTGCCAGAGCAGTACCATCCTGGGCCAGTAGTGGAGCCTGAACGTGATCGACGTGGCAGGCGTGCCCAGAGAGAAAGAGGTGTCCCACGAGGTTGTGGTGGTCAGTGGGGACGTGGTCCCCAACAACGGGGCGTTGAGCCACCTGTTGAGGATTTTGGAGTTGATCATCCGGGTGACCACCCTGAGCCAGACAATGCTCCTCATGATATGCCGTCATTCAGCCTTCAGCTAACGCCAGGGACTTCACAGGTGTACTCGTCAGCTCCATTGTTGATCGCGGGCACGACCATTATGCGACAAGAGTGGGATAAGTACTTTCCTGGTCCCCCAGAGCCATCGAGGGTTGTTGATGATCGTCCGACACGAGATGTGCATAGTGGGCGCAGACTGAGTTATGGGTCATCATCGAGGGATGCCGAAGATCTTTCACAGGTGCAGGTTtttttgtattactattatttatatttatttttatctcattgattagtcatCAATATCTATagcgtttttatttttttttaaagacatcATCCTCGCCCGTCACGGAGGCTACTTTATGCGATACTGACATGGCTGAGATGGATGATTATATTGAGGAGCCCGCCGAGACCATGGTAAGATCATTAAAAAATTTTTAGCTAACACGTACATTagtaatatataataaaatatcttattattctgtaggttactgcTGGACCGAGCCTGCCAGCCTTATCGACGATCATGCTGAAGCtcatcctccgataaagaggcgacgtgatgaggatgatcctgatagtgtagCCGGGCGGGATGGGATGTGCCTCAGGCCAGCCAATGCTTTAAAGCATACAGGCTGTGGGACACATTGGCATTTTTTATTATCTGTACATATGACATTCAGTATATATTAGCAACATTATTTATGTTTTACATTATTTGCGTATGTGTTTATATTTCTCGGGTTATTTATTAGTTAAATACtacaacacaaaaacaaaaacaacaacttaacataatttaaattcggtacaattaatgaaaatacatgacacgtaaaacataaagataaaatactacactcaacacaTCCATGTGTTTGTTTAGTTACTATCGCCTATTATTCCGTGCTTCAACCACTTAAATTGCTCTTCcaacctatttttttcttcttctgcctcttttagtttctcctgtACTGCCGCAAGTTGTTATTGTAGTTTAAAGATCTGGAGTACGTATTCACCGATCATATTCCAAACATACTacaaacatgatttgtagtattccttgttaatgggttcatcataccattcttcaAATCTACATTGATTTCTGTCCTACCAATGGGGATTATAACACAACACTATTAGTTAAcatgttatataaaaaatattaacaaaCTCTTTTTCCAAAATAATAACTTACATGTTGTTGACATATCCAGTGTCTGCACCCCATATTACTATATGACCAACATGGCTTCAAAATCGCACGTTTGCCGCAATAACACCTTGGTACGTCATTGCGTCCAGACATTTCTTAATGCAAGAATAATGAAAATTTTATGGAATGGTTTTCTATTTGTTTTGGTTAAGCgcaaataataacaaaaatgCACTAGGCTTTTATAGGCAAGATACTACACATAACGCCTTTTGGTGGCACACTATGTTTCGCGTaataatgattctttagggtacaagaCAGTTTTTTCAGAACAtcagctttttcaggtcgacaagacaatacacataacgccCTATGGTGGCGCGCTATGAAGCGagtgataatgattctttagggtatAAGACAGCTTTTGCAGAACATcaactttttcaggtcgacaagacagTACATATAACGCCCTTTGGTGGCGCGCTATGTAtcgcgtgataatgattctttatgGTACAATACAGCTTTTCCAGAACGGTAGCTTTTCAGGTcaacaagacaatacacataacgccCTTTGGTGGGCGCGCTATGTTTCGcatgataatgattctttagggtacaatACAGCTTTTCAGGTCGataagacaatacacataacgccCTTTGGTGGCATAATATGTTTGGCATGATAATGATTCTATAGATGGAAAATCCACTAGCTGTTCATCATGCAATGGATGATCTTAACTGCCTGGGAATAACGGAGGATTAGTACTGGGATttattcaaaaatgaaaaattgcaaAGAGACAATGATTATCATGTTTTCCCAATAGTTGTCGAGTAGGAGGGACTACCTAAGTTTCTACCACAG
This DNA window, taken from Nicotiana tabacum cultivar K326 chromosome 15, ASM71507v2, whole genome shotgun sequence, encodes the following:
- the LOC107762882 gene encoding uncharacterized protein LOC107762882, with the translated sequence MQQYTGEGAAALHEYGCQVTDLASRTWRRARDDERLGHEANYLLPEQYHPGPVVEPERDRRGRRAQRERGVPRGCGGQWGRGPQQRGVEPPVEDFGVDHPGDHPEPDNAPHDMPSFSLQLTPGTSQVYSSAPLLIAGTTIMRQEWDKYFPGPPEPSRVVDDRPTRDVHSGRRLSYGSSSRDAEDLSQTSSSPVTEATLCDTDMAEMDDYIEEPAETMVTAGPSLPALSTIMLKLILR